The Musa acuminata AAA Group cultivar baxijiao chromosome BXJ1-3, Cavendish_Baxijiao_AAA, whole genome shotgun sequence genome window below encodes:
- the LOC135635805 gene encoding uncharacterized protein LOC135635805: protein MNRAILEGLKRRISGAHGAWVDELLSVLWAMRTSPKTASGESPFSLAFRTEVVLPPEMLFPTLRTSNYEQGDSEEGLRANLDLLEERRARAHLRALAYKKVVARIYNRRVRPRPIQVRDLILRRAEVSDPTRARGKLAPNWEGPYRVYDMVQEGTY, encoded by the coding sequence ATGAACCGAGCAATTCTGGAAGGCCTGAAGAGGAGAATCTCAGGCGCACATGGTGCCTGGGTGGACGAGCTTCTCAGCGTCCTGTGGGCAATGCGAACGTCTCCCAAAACTGCCTCGGGAGAGTCTCCATTTAGCCTGGCGTTCAGGACCGAGGTGGTCCTTCCGCCCGAGATGTTATTCCCGACCTTGCGCACCTCCAATTATGAGCAAGGAGACTCTGAGGAGGGACTCCGGGCAAACCTGGATCTCCTCGAGGAAAGGAGAGCCAGGGCACATCTACGCGCCTTGGCATACAAGAAGGTGGTAGCTCGGATATACAATCGAAGGGTCCGTCCACGACCGATCCAGGTCAGGGACCTCATCCTCCGAAGAGCAGAAGTGAGCGACCCGACTCGAGCGAGGGGAAAGCTCGCACCCaactgggaaggcccctatcgaGTCTATGACATGGTCCAAGAGGGAACCTACTGA